The Tepidibacter aestuarii genome contains a region encoding:
- a CDS encoding DUF6240 domain-containing protein, with amino-acid sequence MINNVSAEAAYSAASDAYNNLNTTSKVRGTVVEISGDDVTLDVGDKKLLNLKVKENINAKAGDAVVIDKKNIVESKKTDDIRNQKITENDKIEYSDILKRLDMDVNDENLEAVKTLKNHDISITKENIMSFVYSKKSLDDIIVNLDYDSAVKIMDKGVDIENDSLQKIADTIKEVKSEKEYFSFLKLFKNKKELTMDEAEKITEKLYGSKMGKDITDIVKTLHKKNVKITKRNIEKVNDIFYKLDKLQDAEEDTFIDTVKNNISPTIDNLYNIKNFVKSGAIKVADKISSISVKAYESFLPKLTKVTQKELDLLQEDIKESLDRMQVSITDNNIKLSEKMIKNELELTKENIQSINEMKEALAYVIKNLNKENLASMIKEDIDIEKMDIRDIENKLKDIGNIHITSDIEVKEVSDIIEKLQNLKELDETDLVKLIKKDVDFNLSKLNKVISNSNIDTEIINTTVQSISKITEVFNDVKNLDLNAISFNLRNSIPMTLNNVYKSHKSINKQVIKLEKNSENIVKKHVKDNISLFKTQDNDTKTVDLNKAFEVAKSLVQNKLSLSKSNIQKVYSAYNQYEYIKDNLTSNMVKESIKQNNPIDNMNLKEAGDYIKEFSNADRANIKIDKYIEQVTDNIRNINREKNNCIAFNIKNNKDMTLKEVQSTSDFLKNKNQLGHKISNFLDKIKNTDESYEKEDTQLKNYADKIEGTIKKYSENIKKGDFKPRKAYEDISEDIKKFREDIDLTKDYNKDIDEKHKEVKESLERSYTSNKDEKFIQYPLVINDHFSNLNMYYKNRKNSSKNIDKDDMDVAISLDTKNLGNINIHLGVNKAKVKVKIGLDDKNNIEYIKGNKDILNSFLEEIEYDLEDVEFEFDKDNIIGLNEEQEIESNIKGFLDIKI; translated from the coding sequence ATGATAAATAACGTTTCAGCTGAGGCAGCATATAGTGCTGCAAGTGATGCCTATAATAATTTGAATACAACTTCAAAGGTTAGAGGTACAGTTGTTGAAATTAGTGGAGATGATGTAACTTTAGATGTTGGAGATAAGAAACTTCTTAATTTAAAGGTTAAGGAAAATATAAATGCAAAAGCCGGAGATGCAGTAGTAATAGACAAAAAAAATATAGTAGAATCCAAAAAAACAGATGATATTAGGAATCAAAAAATAACTGAAAATGATAAAATAGAATACTCAGATATACTCAAAAGATTAGATATGGATGTGAACGATGAAAATTTAGAAGCAGTTAAGACTCTTAAGAACCACGATATAAGTATAACTAAAGAAAATATTATGTCCTTTGTGTATAGTAAAAAATCATTAGATGATATTATAGTAAATTTAGATTACGATAGTGCTGTTAAGATAATGGATAAGGGAGTGGATATTGAAAATGATTCACTTCAAAAGATAGCAGATACTATAAAAGAGGTCAAAAGTGAAAAGGAATACTTCTCATTTTTAAAATTATTTAAAAATAAAAAAGAACTCACAATGGATGAAGCTGAGAAAATAACTGAGAAATTGTATGGAAGTAAGATGGGGAAGGATATAACTGATATAGTAAAAACTCTACATAAAAAGAATGTTAAGATAACCAAAAGAAATATAGAAAAAGTAAATGACATATTTTATAAATTAGATAAACTACAAGATGCAGAAGAAGATACGTTTATAGATACGGTAAAGAATAATATAAGTCCTACAATAGATAACTTGTACAATATAAAGAATTTCGTAAAAAGTGGGGCAATAAAGGTTGCTGATAAGATAAGCTCTATATCTGTTAAAGCTTACGAATCTTTTTTACCTAAGCTAACTAAGGTTACACAAAAGGAGCTAGATTTACTACAAGAGGATATAAAGGAAAGTTTAGATAGAATGCAAGTAAGTATTACGGATAATAACATAAAGCTTTCTGAGAAAATGATAAAGAATGAATTAGAACTGACAAAAGAAAACATTCAAAGCATAAATGAAATGAAGGAAGCTTTAGCGTATGTAATCAAAAATTTAAATAAAGAAAATCTAGCATCTATGATAAAAGAAGACATAGATATAGAAAAGATGGATATAAGAGATATAGAAAATAAGTTAAAGGATATAGGTAATATTCATATAACATCGGATATAGAGGTAAAAGAAGTATCTGACATAATAGAAAAACTACAAAATCTAAAAGAGTTAGACGAAACTGATTTAGTTAAATTGATTAAAAAAGACGTAGATTTTAATTTAAGCAAATTGAATAAAGTTATATCAAATTCTAATATAGACACTGAGATTATAAATACAACAGTTCAATCTATAAGTAAAATTACAGAAGTTTTTAATGATGTAAAGAATTTAGATTTGAATGCGATATCTTTTAATTTAAGAAATTCAATACCTATGACATTGAATAATGTATATAAATCTCATAAAAGTATAAATAAACAAGTCATAAAGCTTGAAAAAAATAGTGAAAATATAGTAAAAAAACATGTAAAAGACAATATAAGTTTATTTAAAACACAAGATAATGATACTAAAACTGTAGATTTAAATAAAGCATTTGAAGTGGCTAAGTCTTTGGTTCAAAATAAACTAAGTTTAAGTAAATCCAATATTCAAAAGGTATATAGTGCATACAATCAATATGAATACATAAAAGATAACCTGACAAGTAATATGGTTAAGGAAAGTATTAAACAGAATAACCCTATAGACAATATGAACTTAAAAGAAGCTGGAGATTACATAAAAGAGTTTAGCAATGCTGATAGGGCAAACATAAAAATAGATAAATATATTGAGCAAGTAACAGATAATATAAGAAATATAAATAGAGAAAAAAATAATTGTATAGCTTTTAATATAAAAAACAATAAAGATATGACTTTAAAAGAAGTTCAAAGTACATCTGATTTTTTAAAGAATAAGAATCAACTAGGGCATAAGATATCAAACTTTTTGGATAAAATAAAAAATACTGATGAAAGTTATGAGAAAGAAGATACTCAATTAAAAAATTACGCAGATAAGATAGAGGGGACAATTAAAAAGTACTCTGAGAATATAAAAAAAGGCGATTTTAAACCTCGCAAAGCATATGAAGATATATCAGAAGATATAAAAAAATTCAGAGAAGATATAGATTTAACTAAGGATTACAATAAAGATATTGATGAAAAACATAAAGAAGTAAAAGAATCGCTTGAGAGAAGTTACACATCAAATAAAGATGAAAAATTCATTCAATACCCTCTCGTGATAAATGATCATTTTTCAAATTTAAATATGTACTACAAAAACAGAAAAAATTCATCTAAAAATATAGATAAGGATGATATGGATGTAGCAATTAGCCTTGATACTAAAAATTTAGGAAATATAAATATTCACTTAGGGGTAAATAAAGCTAAGGTTAAAGTAAAAATAGGATTAGACGATAAGAATAATATAGAGTATATAAAAGGGAATAAAGATATATTAAATAGTTTTTTAGAAGAGATAGAGTATGATTTAGAAGATGTAGAATTTGAGTTTGATAAAGATAATATAATTGGTCTAAATGAAGAACAGGAAATAGAAAGTAATATTAAGGGATTTTTGGATATCAAGATTTAA
- the fliD gene encoding flagellar filament capping protein FliD — MSGIRFSGIASGMDTETMVKQLMDAEKIRLNKYNQEKQITQWTQEAYNDVNKDIANFILDTKKELGVSFGGSIGSASWIKKATSSDTSIFDATANSSAASGTHSLKVVQLAEGVTLGSASAIQNSGEDKTVDQLGVGAVGAFSININGESISLDSSNTLSDVVSAINSKTDVTGVKASYDSSIGRLFLNTSSTGSSSKIEITGDTHNLFVDPDGAGAGESILKTNMSANGGDITSSDPAIYVGKDAIIDFDGANGIKYSSNNITINGINIDLKSADAGTEHTIKVDTDVDGVYDKIKGFVDKYNELLDKLNKKIGEKSYRDYKPLTDDQKEAMDEKTIDLWEEKAKSGLLKNNEHITKLLGNTRSGLYESVYSDFDNDTKLSGFSFLTEIGITTGTYQERGKLKIDEDKLKEAITNDVDGVMDLLFKTPDETKTDKEKRAETGLINRLYDDMIDGMKDIIDKSGTGDNALLYREVKSTILIDFVTKSGSISLLDKDVLNIEKQISRENSRLSSIEDRYWRQFTAMEKAMNQMNSQSSWLMSQMGGM, encoded by the coding sequence ATGTCGGGAATTAGATTCAGTGGAATAGCAAGTGGGATGGATACAGAAACTATGGTTAAGCAGCTTATGGATGCTGAAAAAATTAGACTTAATAAATACAATCAAGAAAAGCAAATAACACAATGGACTCAAGAAGCTTATAATGATGTAAATAAAGATATAGCAAATTTTATATTAGATACTAAAAAGGAACTTGGAGTTAGCTTTGGTGGATCAATAGGTAGTGCATCATGGATTAAAAAAGCTACATCTTCTGATACGAGTATTTTTGATGCTACAGCTAATTCTAGTGCTGCATCTGGAACTCATAGTTTAAAAGTAGTACAATTAGCTGAAGGTGTTACTTTAGGGAGTGCCTCTGCTATACAAAATTCAGGAGAAGACAAGACTGTAGACCAATTAGGAGTTGGAGCTGTTGGTGCTTTTTCTATAAATATAAATGGAGAATCTATTTCTTTAGATTCAAGCAATACGTTGTCAGATGTAGTAAGTGCAATAAATAGCAAAACGGATGTGACTGGAGTAAAAGCAAGTTATGATTCTAGTATAGGAAGACTTTTTTTAAATACCAGTTCTACAGGTTCAAGTTCAAAAATTGAGATTACGGGAGATACACATAATTTATTTGTTGATCCAGATGGAGCAGGTGCGGGAGAAAGTATTTTAAAAACAAATATGAGTGCTAATGGAGGAGATATCACATCAAGTGATCCTGCTATTTATGTAGGAAAAGATGCTATAATAGATTTTGATGGAGCTAATGGGATAAAATATTCATCAAATAACATTACTATAAATGGAATAAATATAGATTTAAAATCAGCTGATGCGGGTACTGAACATACTATAAAAGTAGATACGGATGTAGATGGAGTATATGACAAAATAAAAGGTTTTGTAGATAAATATAATGAACTTTTAGATAAGTTGAATAAAAAAATAGGAGAAAAAAGCTATAGAGATTATAAACCTTTAACAGATGATCAAAAGGAGGCTATGGATGAAAAAACTATAGATCTTTGGGAAGAAAAGGCTAAATCAGGACTTTTAAAAAATAATGAACATATAACTAAACTACTTGGTAATACAAGATCTGGATTATATGAATCTGTATATAGTGATTTTGATAATGATACAAAATTATCTGGATTTTCTTTCTTGACTGAAATAGGTATAACTACTGGAACTTATCAAGAAAGAGGAAAACTAAAAATAGATGAAGATAAATTAAAAGAAGCAATTACTAATGATGTTGATGGAGTAATGGATTTATTATTTAAGACTCCAGATGAAACAAAAACTGATAAAGAAAAAAGAGCAGAAACAGGACTTATAAATAGACTTTATGATGATATGATAGATGGAATGAAGGATATTATAGATAAGTCAGGAACAGGAGATAATGCATTATTATATAGAGAGGTAAAATCTACTATACTTATAGATTTTGTAACAAAGAGTGGATCTATAAGTTTATTAGATAAAGATGTACTTAATATTGAAAAACAAATATCTAGAGAAAATAGTAGGTTAAGCAGCATTGAAGATAGATATTGGAGACAGTTTACTGCAATGGAAAAGGCCATGAATCAAATGAACTCTCAAAGTTCGTGGCTTATGTCTCAAATGGGCGGTATGTAG
- a CDS encoding flagellar protein FlaG, with amino-acid sequence MRIDSSMFSSQINPTKSEIVNDKNIPKNKEDITKQSEKKEENVSFPGEKKLIEAIEKANKELVGTNTHLKFSIHERTKQIAVKIIDSETEEVIKEIPSEKILDMIADMCERSGIFVDQKG; translated from the coding sequence ATGCGAATAGATTCTTCTATGTTTAGTAGTCAAATTAATCCAACTAAATCAGAAATAGTTAATGATAAAAATATACCAAAAAATAAAGAAGATATAACAAAGCAATCTGAGAAGAAGGAAGAAAATGTATCATTTCCAGGTGAAAAAAAATTGATAGAGGCTATAGAAAAAGCAAATAAAGAACTAGTAGGAACAAATACTCATCTTAAATTTTCTATACATGAAAGAACAAAACAAATAGCTGTAAAAATAATAGATAGTGAAACTGAAGAAGTAATAAAAGAAATTCCATCAGAAAAGATATTAGATATGATTGCAGATATGTGTGAAAGATCAGGTATTTTTGTAGATCAAAAAGGATAG
- the hpf gene encoding ribosome hibernation-promoting factor, HPF/YfiA family, with protein MKLTIVGKNIELTEGIKVAVEEKLSKIKRYFNDDIDVRATIRVKKSRQTIEVTIIPVSGNIIRAEDSEENLYAAIDVVVDKLSKQLRKYKTKLINKHQDNASIRFDNIESSIESDNGSEINIARRKKFGIKPMNEEEAILQMELLGHNFFVFTNAETNEMNVAYKRKSGDYGIIEQA; from the coding sequence ATGAAATTAACTATAGTGGGAAAAAACATTGAATTAACAGAAGGAATCAAAGTAGCAGTAGAAGAAAAATTAAGTAAGATAAAAAGATATTTCAACGATGATATAGATGTTAGAGCTACTATTAGAGTTAAGAAAAGCAGACAAACTATAGAAGTAACTATAATCCCTGTAAGCGGAAATATAATAAGAGCTGAGGATTCAGAAGAAAATTTATATGCAGCTATAGATGTTGTTGTAGATAAGTTGAGTAAACAACTTAGAAAATATAAGACAAAACTTATAAACAAACATCAAGATAACGCAAGTATTAGATTTGATAATATAGAGAGTTCAATTGAAAGTGATAATGGTAGTGAAATAAATATAGCAAGAAGAAAGAAATTTGGTATAAAACCTATGAATGAGGAAGAAGCTATACTTCAAATGGAACTTTTAGGACATAATTTCTTTGTATTTACAAATGCAGAGACTAATGAAATGAATGTAGCATATAAGCGTAAATCAGGTGATTACGGTATAATAGAACAGGCATAA
- the prfB gene encoding peptide chain release factor 2 (programmed frameshift) has product MLNIQEYNQRIDEMKNSIDELRASLDIAKIEYKIQEQEEKMSEQNFWDDNEKAQKLLQENKMLKESIEEFENLENSLEDIDVLIELALEEDDLSLEKEVNKSIENLYSNIDKMKIKTLLNGEYDKNNAIISIHAGTGGLDAQDWAKMLLRMYTRWSESKEYKASLLDIIADPEAGIKSATLSVEGINAYGYLKSEKGVHRLVRISPFDTSGKRHTSFASIDVIPELDDDTSVDINPSDLKIDTYKASGAGGQHVNKTESAVRITHIPTGVVVQCQNQRSQHLNKDKAMKMLMAKLIELKELEQKEKIEDIQGEYSQIAWGSQIRSYVFQPYKLVKDHRTNLDIGNVQGVMDGNLDPFMNEYLKHTKK; this is encoded by the exons ATGCTTAATATTCAAGAATATAATCAAAGAATAGATGAAATGAAAAATTCAATAGACGAATTGAGGGCTTCTCTT GACATAGCAAAAATAGAATATAAAATACAGGAGCAAGAAGAAAAAATGTCTGAGCAAAATTTTTGGGATGACAACGAAAAAGCTCAAAAATTACTTCAAGAAAACAAGATGCTAAAAGAGAGTATAGAAGAATTTGAGAACCTTGAAAACTCTCTAGAGGATATAGATGTATTAATAGAACTTGCGCTTGAAGAAGATGATTTATCTCTTGAGAAAGAGGTAAATAAATCTATAGAAAATTTATATTCGAATATAGATAAAATGAAAATAAAAACTCTTTTAAATGGAGAGTATGATAAAAATAATGCTATAATATCTATACATGCGGGAACAGGTGGACTTGATGCTCAGGACTGGGCAAAAATGCTACTTAGAATGTATACTAGATGGTCAGAAAGTAAGGAATATAAAGCATCATTATTAGATATAATAGCAGATCCTGAAGCTGGAATAAAAAGTGCTACATTGTCAGTAGAAGGAATTAATGCATATGGTTACCTAAAATCAGAAAAGGGAGTTCATAGATTAGTTAGAATATCGCCTTTTGATACATCTGGAAAGAGGCATACATCATTTGCATCTATAGATGTAATACCAGAGCTTGATGATGATACAAGTGTAGATATAAATCCTAGTGATTTAAAAATAGATACGTATAAAGCTTCAGGAGCTGGAGGACAGCATGTAAATAAAACGGAATCGGCTGTTAGAATAACTCATATACCAACAGGTGTTGTGGTTCAATGTCAAAATCAAAGATCGCAACATTTAAATAAAGATAAGGCTATGAAGATGCTAATGGCAAAGCTTATAGAGTTAAAAGAACTGGAGCAGAAAGAAAAAATAGAAGATATACAAGGTGAGTATTCACAAATAGCATGGGGGAGTCAAATAAGATCATACGTATTCCAACCATACAAATTAGTTAAAGATCATAGAACCAACCTAGATATAGGAAATGTTCAAGGTGTAATGGATGGAAATCTAGATCCATTCATGAATGAATATCTAAAACATACTAAAAAATAA
- a CDS encoding YjfB family protein: MDIAAMSIGLSQAKLSQEVSLSVMKNVMDTSQQNANMINEMINTNVKAMEKSVTPHLGNNIDIKL; encoded by the coding sequence ATGGATATAGCAGCTATGTCAATTGGACTTAGTCAAGCCAAGCTTTCACAAGAAGTAAGTCTTTCTGTTATGAAAAATGTTATGGACACATCACAACAAAATGCAAATATGATTAATGAAATGATAAATACTAATGTTAAAGCTATGGAAAAATCAGTTACACCTCATTTAGGAAATAATATTGACATTAAATTATAA
- the fliS gene encoding flagellar export chaperone FliS: MAMANPYAQYKNQSINTATPEELTLKLYEGCIKFINLAMIGIDEKNIEKCNTNIIKAQNIITELNITLNMDYEISKNLRMLYDYLKERLIEANLKKDKAILEEVKDFVVEFRDTWKEAMKLARQGK; this comes from the coding sequence ATGGCGATGGCAAATCCATATGCACAATATAAAAATCAATCAATAAATACGGCAACACCGGAAGAGCTTACTTTAAAGCTTTATGAAGGATGTATTAAGTTTATTAATTTAGCAATGATAGGTATAGATGAAAAAAATATAGAGAAATGTAATACTAATATAATAAAAGCCCAGAATATAATAACTGAACTTAATATAACTCTTAATATGGATTATGAAATATCTAAAAATTTAAGAATGTTATATGATTATCTCAAGGAGAGGTTAATAGAAGCTAATTTAAAAAAGGATAAAGCTATACTTGAAGAGGTTAAAGATTTTGTAGTTGAATTTAGAGATACTTGGAAAGAAGCTATGAAGTTGGCTAGACAAGGAAAGTAG
- a CDS encoding YaaR family protein, producing MNKVNPINNINQISNVNKVNKSKEIKRTEFKAKFENIKSDKVKEHLTELYDKISEQSDKIGEKLYLKDLIEYKKLVKEFLNVAVNNSHSFSQQNFLDRRGRHRVYGIVKNVDRELSSLTKEFIGQEVDRLSVIKKLDGIKGMLVDVMM from the coding sequence TTGAATAAGGTTAATCCAATTAATAATATAAATCAGATATCCAATGTTAATAAAGTTAATAAATCAAAAGAAATCAAAAGAACGGAATTTAAAGCTAAATTTGAAAATATAAAATCGGATAAAGTAAAAGAACATTTAACAGAGCTTTATGACAAGATAAGTGAGCAGTCTGATAAGATAGGAGAAAAATTATATCTTAAAGATTTGATTGAATACAAGAAGCTAGTAAAAGAATTCCTTAACGTAGCAGTTAATAATTCTCATTCCTTCTCTCAACAAAACTTTCTAGACAGAAGAGGTCGTCATAGGGTTTATGGAATTGTAAAAAATGTAGATAGAGAGCTTAGCTCATTAACTAAAGAATTTATAGGACAAGAGGTAGACAGACTTTCTGTAATAAAAAAGCTTGATGGTATAAAAGGTATGTTGGTTGATGTGATGATGTAG
- the flgN gene encoding flagellar export chaperone FlgN encodes MNIRELINLLIQISETKYNLMKDIYEITKVQKIAIENDNSDSLISYIEKKQDKIDGVDKLDKQFYSLYIKLKEDLNIDSIEHIDTQKYLEIKDLKIKIENILKLTKEIDEIDKINTKKVKEELEKVKENIKNIKNDKKNLKNNVRAYKGYNTKYNHAQGVFIDNKK; translated from the coding sequence ATGAACATAAGAGAGTTGATAAATCTTCTAATTCAAATTAGCGAAACAAAGTATAATTTAATGAAAGATATATACGAAATAACTAAAGTGCAAAAGATAGCTATAGAGAATGATAATTCAGATTCACTTATTAGCTATATTGAAAAAAAACAGGATAAAATAGATGGGGTAGATAAATTAGACAAGCAGTTTTATAGTTTATACATAAAATTAAAAGAAGATTTAAATATAGATTCGATTGAACATATAGACACTCAAAAATATCTTGAAATTAAAGATTTAAAAATTAAAATAGAGAACATATTGAAATTAACTAAAGAAATAGATGAGATAGATAAGATTAATACTAAAAAAGTAAAAGAAGAATTAGAGAAAGTAAAAGAGAATATAAAAAATATAAAAAATGATAAAAAAAATTTAAAGAATAATGTAAGAGCTTATAAAGGATATAATACTAAATACAATCATGCTCAAGGTGTATTTATAGATAATAAAAAATAA
- the secA gene encoding preprotein translocase subunit SecA encodes MSFLEDLFGFSGKKEIKKIEKIVDKIDAIESKFESMSEEELKNMTNVFKERLNNGETLDDILVEAFAVTREASKRVLGMRHYRVQLVGGIVLHQGRIAEMKTGEGKTLVATAPVYLNALTGDGVHVITVNDYLAKRDKEWMAKLYEYMGLSVGVIVHGQTPEERKAQYACDITYGTNNEFGFDYLRDNMVIHKEQMVQKKLNFVIVDEVDSILIDEARTPLIISGAGDKSTGLYFAADQFVKMLKNEDDYVVDEKANSVSLTEEGIHKGEKFFAVENLTDMSNMEIYHHINQALKAHNQMKRDVDYVIKDGEIVIVDEFTGRLMFGRRYSDGLHQAIEAKEGLKVQRESKTLATITFQNYFRMYKKISGMTGTAKTEEEEFRSIYGMDVVQIPTNKPIERQDVSDSIYRTVNGKFKAVVREIEERHKKKQPVLVGTISIENSELLSSMLKKKGIPHAILNAKQHEKEAEIVSQAGKIGAVTIATNMAGRGTDIILGGNPEFLAKNELKKKGYNDEVLALVTSHIEIDDEYVQMAKKEYNKIYAEIKQETDKEQQEVLNAGGLCIIGTERHESRRIDNQLRGRAGRQGDPGVSRFYITLEDDLMRLFGSEKIMGVVDKLGMEEDMPIEHKILSKSIEGAQKKVEGKNFSIRKHVLQYDDVMNKQREIIYKERRSVLEGENIKENITNMIQNTIDSSVMIYTADSDYPEEWDLEGLKDHLYNIFLPKGCIEFNNIEELDRDKIKEDIMNIAANIYDQKEREIDSERMREIERVILLQVVDTKWMDHIDAMEQLRQGIGLRAIGQEDPVRAYQFEGFDMFEEMIKSIQEETIKYLYNFTVEEKIERKQVVDIDNLSTASDEPDNKTVVKGDEIGRNEACPCGSGKKYKKCCGRN; translated from the coding sequence ATGAGCTTTTTAGAAGATTTATTTGGATTTTCAGGTAAAAAAGAAATAAAGAAGATTGAAAAGATTGTAGATAAGATAGATGCTATAGAAAGCAAGTTTGAAAGTATGAGTGAAGAAGAACTTAAAAATATGACTAATGTATTCAAAGAAAGATTGAACAATGGAGAGACGCTGGATGATATATTAGTTGAAGCTTTTGCCGTTACGAGAGAAGCATCAAAGAGAGTTCTTGGAATGAGACATTATAGAGTTCAGTTAGTAGGAGGTATAGTCCTTCATCAAGGAAGAATTGCTGAAATGAAGACAGGAGAAGGTAAAACTTTAGTTGCAACAGCACCTGTATACTTAAATGCTCTGACTGGAGATGGAGTACATGTAATAACCGTTAATGACTATCTTGCTAAACGTGACAAAGAGTGGATGGCTAAGTTATATGAATATATGGGATTAAGTGTAGGAGTTATAGTTCATGGACAAACTCCAGAAGAGAGAAAAGCACAATATGCTTGCGATATAACTTATGGTACTAATAATGAGTTTGGATTTGACTATTTAAGAGATAACATGGTTATACATAAGGAACAGATGGTTCAAAAGAAATTAAACTTTGTAATAGTCGATGAGGTAGATTCTATATTAATAGATGAAGCTAGAACACCTCTTATAATATCTGGTGCAGGAGATAAATCTACAGGACTTTATTTTGCAGCAGACCAGTTTGTTAAAATGTTAAAGAATGAAGATGATTATGTAGTAGATGAAAAAGCTAATTCTGTGTCACTGACTGAAGAAGGTATCCACAAGGGAGAAAAATTCTTTGCGGTTGAGAATTTAACTGACATGTCTAATATGGAAATATACCATCATATAAATCAGGCATTAAAAGCTCATAATCAAATGAAGAGGGATGTTGATTATGTAATTAAGGATGGAGAAATAGTAATAGTAGATGAGTTTACTGGAAGACTTATGTTTGGTAGAAGATATTCAGATGGACTACATCAAGCGATAGAGGCTAAGGAAGGTCTTAAAGTACAAAGAGAATCAAAGACTCTTGCTACTATAACATTCCAAAACTATTTTAGAATGTATAAAAAGATTTCAGGTATGACAGGTACAGCTAAAACAGAAGAAGAGGAATTTAGATCTATATACGGTATGGATGTTGTTCAGATTCCTACTAACAAACCTATTGAAAGACAAGATGTATCAGATTCTATATATAGAACTGTAAATGGAAAGTTTAAAGCAGTAGTAAGAGAGATAGAAGAAAGACATAAGAAGAAGCAACCTGTTCTTGTAGGTACTATATCTATAGAAAACTCTGAACTTTTATCTTCTATGTTAAAGAAAAAGGGTATACCTCATGCGATTCTTAATGCCAAGCAGCATGAGAAAGAGGCGGAAATAGTATCTCAAGCTGGAAAAATAGGAGCAGTAACTATTGCAACTAATATGGCTGGTCGTGGTACTGACATTATACTTGGAGGAAACCCTGAATTTTTAGCTAAGAACGAGTTAAAGAAAAAAGGATATAACGACGAAGTATTAGCCCTTGTAACATCTCATATAGAAATTGATGATGAGTATGTTCAAATGGCTAAAAAAGAGTACAATAAAATATACGCTGAAATAAAACAGGAAACAGACAAGGAACAACAAGAGGTATTAAATGCTGGAGGACTTTGTATAATAGGTACAGAGAGACATGAGTCAAGAAGAATAGATAATCAGCTTCGTGGTCGTGCTGGACGTCAAGGAGATCCTGGAGTATCTAGATTCTATATAACACTTGAAGATGATCTTATGAGACTATTTGGTAGTGAAAAGATTATGGGTGTTGTAGATAAATTAGGAATGGAAGAAGACATGCCTATAGAGCATAAGATACTTTCAAAATCTATAGAAGGGGCTCAAAAGAAGGTAGAGGGTAAGAACTTCTCTATAAGAAAGCACGTTCTTCAATATGATGATGTTATGAATAAACAAAGAGAGATAATATACAAAGAAAGAAGAAGCGTTCTTGAAGGAGAAAATATAAAAGAAAATATAACTAACATGATACAAAACACTATAGATAGTTCGGTTATGATATACACAGCAGATAGTGATTATCCTGAAGAGTGGGATTTAGAAGGATTAAAGGATCATTTATATAATATATTCTTACCAAAGGGATGTATAGAGTTTAATAATATAGAAGAACTTGATAGAGATAAGATAAAAGAAGATATAATGAATATAGCTGCTAATATATATGATCAGAAAGAAAGAGAAATAGACTCTGAAAGAATGAGAGAAATAGAGCGAGTTATTTTACTTCAAGTAGTAGATACTAAGTGGATGGATCATATAGATGCTATGGAACAGCTACGTCAAGGTATAGGTCTTAGAGCAATAGGTCAAGAAGACCCTGTAAGAGCATATCAATTTGAAGGATTTGATATGTTTGAAGAAATGATAAAATCTATACAAGAAGAAACTATCAAATACCTATATAACTTTACAGTGGAAGAGAAAATAGAAAGAAAACAGGTTGTTGATATAGACAATTTATCTACTGCATCAGATGAACCTGATAATAAGACTGTTGTAAAGGGCGATGAAATTGGAAGAAATGAAGCATGCCCTTGTGGTAGTGGGAAAAAGTATAAAAAATGCTGTGGAAGAAACTAA